The nucleotide sequence AAGATCTAGAAGTGGTAATAGGTTAGCGAAGCCGGTTAGGATTAGAGCAGGTAGTTGGAATGTGGGTACTTTAACCGACAAACGTTATGAACTAGTGGAGACTTTACATAAACGTAAAGTGGACATTTTGTGTGTCCAAGAGATTAGGTGGAAGGGTCAAGGGGAGGTTAAGATCAAGGACTACAAGCTGTGGTTCTCGGGATCGAGAGTAGCTAGAAACGGTGTTGGAATTTTTATTGGCCCATCCTATAACGAGAATGTCGTGGATGTGAGTAGACGGTGtgataggattatgtcggttaggtTAGTTATATAGGAGGTGACCTACACGGTCATTAGCGCTTACGCGCCACATGCGGGCCTTGGCACTGCTAAAAAGAGACACTTCTGGGAATCGTTAGACGAGGTTGTGTGGATGTGCCCTCCGGACCATCGATTACTTATTGGAGGGGATGTAAATGGTCATATAGGAACGAATGTCGAGGGTTATCCGGGTGCCCATGGGGGCTTTTGGTTCGGAGTAAGAAATGAGGAAGGGCTCTCTATTCTCGATTTTGCTGTTGCTCACGATTTGGTTGTTGCGAATTCGTTCTTCAAGAAGACAAATGCTTAGCTAGCAGCTTTTCATAGCGGGGGGGTACCCAGATTGACTATTTGTTACTTTGCAAAGGGGATCTTAGGACATGTATGGACTGTAAGGCCCTGACGGACTTGACGTGCTCCTCCCAGCGCAGATTGTTGGTCATGGATTTGGTTCTCCAGAGAGGGGTCACCAAGAGTGTAAGGCGCGTCCAACCTAAAATCCTATGGAAGAAGTTGAACGGAGCGAAGGCAGAGACTTTTAAAACTTTGGTTGTTGAAAGAGTTGAGGCAGAAGTGGAAATGGTATCTCATGATGAGGCGGACCAGATGTGGACTTTTCTGGCGTCCACCATTAGAGAGGCAGCCAAGAAAGCCTTAGGTGTGGCAGTAAGAACATCGAGAGGACATAGGTTGGATAGAGAATCATGGTGGCTTAGTGACGAGGTTCAAAGCAAAGTCGAGCTTAAGCAACTAAGATTTAGGGAGATCATACTTGTTGGGAGGGTACTCCGACGGGTAGAAATGGGGTTGAAGAGAGATATAAAGAAGccaaaagagaagctaagaaggctATAGCCCGTGAAAAAGAAAAGGCATATGAAGATTTATATAGGAAACTAGACTCCAAAGAAGGAGTAAATGATATCTAcaggatagccaaagctagggagtGAAAGCGCAGGGACCTAGAtaacatcaattttatcaaaaatgAAGCTGGTCAAACCTTAGTAAAGGAAGATGAAATTCAAAAAAGATGGGAAGGGTATTTCTCATCCCTTTTCGCTGAAGGAAGACCCGAATGCCACAAAGATCCGCAAGTTTCTGATATAGAACAATATCGGAACAACTTAGATTGTGGGAGGATCAACCAAGAGGAAGTAAGATCGGCACTACGAAACATGGGGAGAAATAAAGCTGCAGAACCAGACCAGATCCCCGTTGAGGCGTGGCAGTGCCTCGGTGACGATGGTGTTAGGTGGTTGACTTACCTTTTCAACAAGACGTATCGAAGCTCTaaaatgcctatggaatggagagtGACCGAGATGATTCCCATCTATAAGAATAAGGGGGATGCTCAAACTTGCGGTAACTATAGAGGtataaaattacttagtcatactatgaaacTCTGGGAGAGAGTGATCGAGACTAGACTTCAACGCGTAACAGATGTTTCagaaaaccaatttggtttcatgccagggcaCTCTTCGATAGAGGCTATCCATATTATTAGgaaccttatggagaagtatagacaAATGCAAAAGAACCTTGAGATGGTTTTCATAGACCTGGAAAAGGCCTACGATTACGTTCCACGAAatttgatttggaagacccttagaGATAGAAGTATCCCGAGTAGATATATTAGTGTTATTAGGGATATGTACGAAGGGGTGAAGTCTTGCGTCCGAACGTTGGTGAGAAATACCGAATTTTTCCCAATAGAAGTTGGCCTGcatcagggatcggcccttagcccttttcttttcgctttgattcttgatgatctttcttgagggatataaGAGCATATCCCTTGGTGCTTAATTTTTGCAGATGATATTTTGCATGTTTCTGAATCTAAGGAGGAGTTTAATAGAAGACTAGAGCAATGGAGGGTGGCCTTAGAATGTAATGGTCTACAAattagtagacaaaagacggaatatcttagaTGTGATTTCGATAAAAACAATGATGAACAAGATGATGGAGTGAACATCTGCATTGGAGACCAGATCGTGCATCCACAAACCTCATTTACGTACCTCGGCTCGATGCTACACAAATCGGAGAGGATAGATGAAGACGTGTCTCACCGTATTAAAGTAGGGTGggtgaagtggagagcagcgactgGAGTCTTATGCGACAGGAAGATTCCCCTAAAGCtaaaagggaaattcttcaaggtggcaattagacctgacATGCtatacggatcagagtgttggccaataacgaaggcgcaagagagaaggatggaggtggcagagatgaggatgcttaggtggacatgcGGTAAGACGATGTTGGATATGATTCCAAAAagtgtttttagggagaacttgaaagttagaagcatcatcgacaagctaagagaagaacggcttcgatggtttgggcatgtgaggagGTGACCCCTTACTGCACCTGTTAGGAGCGTCGACGCACTTAGTGTTGACagtgtaaggagaaggggtagacccacaTGTAGGTGGGAAGATAGAATAAAACTCGACTTGAAAGAGCTTTTCCTgactgaggacatgacttctgataggaacgcgtggagggctagaattagaAAAGATAAGTAGGCTTTGATATGTATGTGTCTATGCGAGTAGGGGTGCTTGTGGGTATATAGGCATGGGTGAATGTGTGTATGTGTCTTCTTTTTTAGTGATGTTCGTATGAATGTTGTGTACGTATGTATCTTCGTGTATTGTGTATTTTTGCACTTTGCATTTAACCAGGACCTCGTCTTGGTTTGGGTATGTATATGTGTGCTCAAATGTTTACGTATGTATGGAggtatgtgtatgtatgtacgcATGTTTAGGGT is from Rutidosis leptorrhynchoides isolate AG116_Rl617_1_P2 chromosome 10, CSIRO_AGI_Rlap_v1, whole genome shotgun sequence and encodes:
- the LOC139870836 gene encoding uncharacterized protein — translated: MGRNKAAEPDQIPVEAWQCLGDDGVRWLTYLFNKTYRSSKMPMEWRVTEMIPIYKNKGDAQTCGNYRGIKLLSHTMKLWERVIETRLQRVTDVSENQFGFMPGHSSIEAIHIIRNLMEKYRQMQKNLEMVFIDLEKAYDYVPRNLIWKTLRDRNDILHVSESKEEFNRRLEQWRVALECNGLQISRQKTEYLRCDFDKNNDEQDDGVNICIGDQIVHPQTSFTYLGSMLHKSERIDEDVSHRIKVGWVKWRAATGVLCDRKIPLKLKGKFFKVAIRPDMLYGSESVDALSVDSVRRRGRPTCRWEDRIKLDLKELFLTEDMTSDRNAWRARIRKDK